A single genomic interval of Nitratidesulfovibrio sp. SRB-5 harbors:
- a CDS encoding NAD+ synthase encodes MNIALLQLNMVVGDVAGNAARIEAAVRDAAARGAGLCVTPELAICGYPPRDLLLRSDFVPGCRKALEALAQRLKDAPPVLVGAPVPNPTPVGNRLHNAAVLLHEGTVTVATRKVLLPTYDVFDERRYFEPGVNCGAVTVAGWRLGVTVCEDIWNDKTFWQEHRQYETDPVADLGLAGVDAIINLSASPFTLGKQAVRERMLSRVASRYRVPVLYANQVGGNDDLLFAGKSVAFDAVGHLIARGRPFEEDTVLVDVAAGTGSICPDPAEPEAQVWQALVMGTRDYARKCGFTGAVLGLSGGVDSALVATVAADALGPENLRVLLMPSPHSSEGSVTDALAVARNLGLSVDAVHTVPIGPMMEGFDAALAPVFGALGRTARDVTEENIQSRIRGNLLMAVSNKSGAVLLTTGNKSELAVGYCTIYGDMAGGLAVIADVPKTLVYRVCRWRNAQAGYDLIPTAILDKAPSAELRPDQKDTDSLPPYDVLDAILECCVVHHMDRNAVVAEGFDPAVVDNVLRLVRISEFKRRQAAPGLKVTDRAFGTGWRMPVASRLVLL; translated from the coding sequence ATGAACATCGCGTTGTTGCAGTTGAACATGGTGGTGGGCGACGTGGCGGGCAATGCGGCGCGCATCGAGGCGGCGGTCCGTGATGCGGCGGCGCGGGGTGCGGGGCTGTGCGTCACGCCGGAGCTGGCCATCTGCGGGTACCCGCCACGCGATCTGCTGCTGCGAAGCGACTTCGTGCCGGGCTGCCGCAAGGCGCTTGAGGCGCTGGCGCAGCGGCTGAAGGATGCGCCGCCGGTGCTGGTGGGCGCTCCGGTGCCCAACCCCACGCCGGTGGGCAACCGGCTGCACAACGCGGCGGTGCTGCTGCACGAGGGCACGGTAACGGTGGCCACGCGCAAGGTGCTGCTGCCCACGTACGACGTGTTCGACGAGCGCCGGTACTTCGAGCCGGGGGTGAACTGCGGCGCGGTGACGGTGGCGGGCTGGCGGCTGGGAGTCACCGTGTGCGAGGACATCTGGAACGACAAGACCTTCTGGCAGGAACACCGCCAGTACGAGACCGACCCGGTGGCGGACCTTGGGCTGGCGGGGGTGGACGCCATCATCAACCTGTCGGCCTCGCCGTTCACGCTGGGCAAGCAGGCGGTGCGCGAACGCATGCTGTCGCGCGTTGCCTCGCGTTACCGGGTGCCGGTGCTGTACGCCAACCAGGTGGGCGGCAACGACGATTTGCTGTTCGCGGGCAAGAGCGTGGCCTTTGACGCGGTGGGGCATCTCATCGCGCGCGGGCGCCCGTTCGAGGAAGACACGGTGCTGGTGGATGTTGCGGCGGGTACGGGCTCCATCTGCCCGGACCCTGCGGAGCCGGAGGCGCAGGTGTGGCAGGCGCTGGTCATGGGCACGCGCGACTACGCCCGCAAGTGCGGGTTCACGGGCGCGGTGCTGGGCCTTTCCGGCGGGGTGGATTCAGCGCTGGTGGCGACTGTCGCGGCAGATGCGCTGGGGCCGGAAAACCTGCGGGTGCTGTTGATGCCCTCGCCCCATTCCAGCGAAGGCAGCGTGACCGACGCGCTGGCCGTGGCCCGCAATCTGGGCCTGTCCGTGGATGCGGTGCACACGGTGCCCATCGGCCCGATGATGGAGGGCTTCGACGCGGCGCTGGCCCCGGTGTTCGGCGCGTTGGGCCGCACGGCGCGCGACGTGACAGAGGAAAACATCCAGTCGCGCATCCGGGGCAACCTGCTCATGGCCGTGTCCAACAAGTCGGGCGCGGTGCTGCTGACTACCGGCAACAAGTCCGAACTGGCCGTGGGCTACTGCACCATCTACGGCGACATGGCCGGGGGCCTTGCGGTCATTGCCGACGTGCCCAAGACCCTGGTGTACCGGGTGTGCCGCTGGCGCAACGCCCAGGCGGGGTACGACCTGATTCCCACGGCCATCCTGGACAAGGCCCCCTCCGCCGAACTGCGGCCCGATCAGAAGGACACCGACAGCCTGCCCCCGTACGACGTGCTGGACGCCATTCTGGAATGCTGCGTGGTGCATCACATGGACCGCAACGCCGTGGTGGCCGAAGGCTTCGACCCCGCCGTGGTGGACAACGTGCTGCGGCTGGTGCGCATTTCCGAATTCAAGCGGCGGCAGGCCGCCCCCGGCCTGAAGGTTACCGACCGCGCCTTCGGCACCGGCTGGCGCATGCCCGTGGCAAGCCGGTTGGTGTTGCTCTAG
- the dapB gene encoding 4-hydroxy-tetrahydrodipicolinate reductase produces the protein MSTSIIVTGAGGRMGSTICRMAQEDPALTLAAVVERPERLASLDVWKCPSGSDPDAVFAMVPGGVVVDFTSPEASMANARAAAKAGVSHVIGTTGLTVEQKAELADLARTARIFWAPNMSIGVNVLLKILPQLVQQLGEQYDLEMVELHHNRKKDSPSGTALRLAECLAEARGWNLPDVANYHREGIIGERPKDEIGIQTIRGGDVVGVHTIYAMGPGERIEITHQAHSRENFAQGALRAAKWLPQQQPGTLYSMLDML, from the coding sequence ATGAGCACTTCGATCATCGTCACGGGCGCCGGTGGCCGCATGGGGTCCACCATCTGCCGCATGGCGCAGGAAGACCCGGCCCTTACGCTGGCCGCCGTCGTCGAACGTCCCGAACGCCTGGCCTCGCTCGACGTGTGGAAATGCCCTTCGGGCAGCGACCCGGATGCGGTGTTCGCCATGGTGCCCGGCGGCGTGGTGGTGGACTTCACCTCGCCCGAGGCCAGCATGGCCAACGCCCGCGCCGCCGCCAAGGCCGGGGTGTCGCACGTCATCGGCACCACGGGCCTTACCGTAGAACAGAAGGCGGAACTGGCCGACCTGGCCAGGACCGCGCGCATCTTCTGGGCGCCCAACATGAGCATCGGCGTCAACGTGCTGCTCAAGATCCTGCCGCAACTGGTGCAGCAACTGGGCGAGCAGTACGACCTGGAAATGGTGGAACTGCACCACAACCGCAAGAAGGATTCGCCCAGCGGCACCGCCCTGCGCCTTGCCGAATGCCTGGCCGAGGCGCGCGGCTGGAACCTGCCGGATGTGGCCAACTACCACCGCGAAGGCATCATCGGCGAGCGGCCCAAGGACGAAATCGGCATTCAGACCATTCGCGGCGGCGACGTGGTGGGCGTGCATACCATCTACGCCATGGGCCCCGGAGAACGCATCGAAATCACCCACCAGGCCCATTCGCGCGAAAACTTCGCCCAGGGCGCTCTGCGCGCCGCAAAGTGGCTGCCTCAGCAGCAGCCCGGCACCCTGTATTCCATGCTGGACATGCTGTAG
- the ligA gene encoding NAD-dependent DNA ligase LigA — MSISDDISPVPPAPVSEPNVEQDAGQDAGQDAAPAHVAARAEALRDQLNYHSHRYYVLDDAEISDAEYDALFRELQDIEAEWPSLRTPDSPTHRVGDTVVAALETQAHTLRMYSLDNAFSAEEWDGFIQRMLRAEPDAPTAFWCDPKMDGLALEVIYENGVFTTALTRGDGEKGEIVTTAMRTVRNLPLRLHGDGPHPARLEVRGEVVITRAEFDALNAARRGAGEKLFANPRNAAAGSVRQLDASVTAGRPLRFLAYGVGQVVWPAEASDGAASAAQGPEARWATHGQVMAALADYGFGTPPDARRCETPAQVMAYYEDLGRRRSELPFDIDGVVAKLDDLSAQAALGYTARAPRWAIALKFPAHQATTRLEHIAIQVGRTGVLTPVAELAPVAVGGVTVSRATLHNEDEIRAKDLRVGDMVVVQRAGDVIPEVVRPLVDQRPASGLPEFEFPAECPVCHTPVRREPGEAAWRCVNVGCPAVVRQSIIHFVSKAGLDIQGVGRRWVELLVDRGKVTSPADLFGLDKQTLLAFERMGPKLAENFIAAFDTARTGATLNRLICALGIRHVGEQTARTLAAHFADLDALGAAQAETLQQLPDIGPEVAASIRAFFANEGNRALLERLRDVGLWPVRPVRSEADAAGAPGEGSGPLAGLGVLFTGSLTTLTRSDAERRAVAAGANILGSVSKKLDLLVVGDKPGSKLDKATKLGIRVLREQEFLDLLEGRGGDVPGDGDGAPGNEGEAPEVSADVPTAPEVLADAPAAISADAASGVASGVAPVMSGGPGRADITDRTGRTDSADAPAMPRKKDQHSLL; from the coding sequence GTGAGCATTTCCGACGATATTTCCCCTGTGCCTCCCGCCCCCGTTTCCGAGCCGAACGTCGAGCAGGACGCCGGGCAGGATGCCGGGCAAGACGCCGCGCCCGCCCATGTGGCCGCCCGCGCGGAAGCCCTGCGCGACCAGTTGAACTACCACAGCCACCGCTACTACGTGCTGGACGACGCGGAAATCTCCGACGCCGAATACGATGCCCTGTTCCGCGAATTGCAGGACATCGAGGCGGAATGGCCCAGCCTGCGCACGCCCGATTCGCCCACCCACCGGGTGGGTGACACCGTGGTGGCGGCGCTGGAGACGCAGGCCCACACCCTGCGCATGTACAGCCTGGACAACGCCTTTTCGGCGGAAGAGTGGGACGGGTTCATCCAGCGCATGCTGCGGGCAGAGCCGGACGCGCCCACCGCCTTCTGGTGCGACCCCAAGATGGACGGCCTGGCGCTGGAAGTGATCTACGAGAACGGGGTGTTCACCACCGCGCTCACGCGGGGCGACGGCGAAAAGGGCGAAATCGTCACCACCGCCATGCGCACCGTGCGCAACCTGCCGTTGCGCCTGCACGGCGATGGGCCGCACCCGGCCCGGCTGGAAGTGCGCGGCGAGGTGGTCATCACCCGCGCGGAATTCGATGCCCTCAACGCGGCGCGGCGTGGCGCGGGCGAAAAGCTGTTCGCCAATCCGCGCAACGCCGCCGCCGGTTCGGTGCGCCAACTGGATGCCTCGGTCACGGCGGGGCGTCCGCTGCGCTTTCTGGCCTACGGGGTGGGGCAGGTGGTCTGGCCTGCGGAGGCCAGCGACGGCGCGGCTTCCGCCGCGCAAGGGCCGGAAGCTCGCTGGGCCACCCACGGACAGGTCATGGCCGCGTTGGCGGACTACGGCTTTGGCACCCCGCCCGATGCGCGCCGCTGCGAAACCCCGGCGCAGGTCATGGCCTACTACGAAGACCTGGGCCGCCGCCGGTCGGAACTGCCCTTCGATATCGACGGCGTGGTGGCCAAGCTGGACGACCTGTCCGCGCAGGCCGCGCTGGGCTACACCGCCCGCGCCCCGCGCTGGGCCATCGCCCTGAAGTTTCCCGCCCATCAGGCAACCACCCGGCTGGAGCACATCGCCATTCAGGTGGGCCGCACGGGGGTGCTGACCCCGGTGGCGGAACTGGCCCCGGTGGCCGTGGGCGGGGTTACCGTGTCGCGCGCCACCCTGCACAACGAGGACGAAATCCGCGCCAAGGACTTGCGCGTGGGCGACATGGTGGTGGTGCAGCGCGCGGGCGACGTGATTCCGGAGGTGGTGCGCCCGCTGGTGGACCAGCGCCCCGCCAGCGGCCTGCCGGAGTTCGAATTTCCCGCCGAGTGCCCCGTCTGCCACACCCCGGTGCGGCGCGAACCCGGCGAGGCCGCGTGGCGCTGCGTCAACGTGGGGTGCCCCGCCGTGGTGCGCCAGTCCATTATCCACTTCGTGTCCAAGGCCGGGCTGGATATTCAGGGCGTGGGCCGCAGATGGGTGGAACTGCTGGTGGACCGGGGCAAGGTGACCAGCCCGGCGGACCTGTTCGGGCTGGACAAGCAGACCCTGCTGGCCTTCGAGCGCATGGGGCCGAAACTGGCGGAAAACTTCATCGCCGCCTTTGACACGGCACGCACCGGGGCCACCCTGAACCGGCTCATCTGCGCGCTGGGCATCCGCCACGTGGGCGAACAGACCGCGCGTACCCTGGCCGCGCACTTCGCCGACCTCGACGCGCTGGGCGCGGCACAAGCCGAAACATTGCAACAACTGCCGGACATCGGGCCGGAGGTGGCCGCATCCATCCGCGCCTTCTTCGCCAACGAGGGCAACCGGGCCCTGCTGGAACGCCTGCGGGACGTGGGACTGTGGCCGGTGCGCCCCGTGCGCTCGGAAGCGGACGCGGCAGGAGCGCCGGGCGAAGGCAGCGGTCCGCTGGCCGGGCTGGGCGTGCTGTTCACCGGCTCGCTGACCACGCTCACCCGCTCCGACGCGGAGCGCCGCGCCGTGGCCGCCGGGGCCAACATCCTTGGCAGCGTCAGCAAGAAGCTGGACCTGCTGGTGGTGGGTGACAAGCCCGGTTCCAAGCTCGACAAGGCCACAAAACTCGGCATACGGGTACTGCGGGAACAGGAATTTCTGGACCTGCTGGAAGGCAGGGGCGGGGATGTGCCGGGGGATGGTGATGGAGCGCCCGGCAACGAGGGCGAAGCCCCCGAAGTTTCGGCGGATGTTCCCACCGCCCCTGAAGTTCTCGCCGATGCGCCCGCCGCGATCTCTGCCGACGCGGCATCAGGCGTGGCTTCCGGCGTGGCTCCCGTGATGTCGGGCGGCCCCGGCCGGGCCGACATCACCGACAGGACCGGCAGGACTGACAGCGCCGACGCACCGGCCATGCCCCGCAAGAAGGACCAGCATTCGCTGCTGTGA